The Pyrenophora tritici-repentis strain M4 chromosome 10, whole genome shotgun sequence genome contains a region encoding:
- a CDS encoding AhpC, Peroxiredoxin yields MADRPEPLRLGSTAPNFKAETTQGPIDFHEFIGDNWVILFSHPEDYTPVCTTELGAFAKLEPEFTRRGAKLIGLSANTVDSHDGWIKDINEISGSNLKFPIIGDKERKVALAYDMIDHQDATNVDSKGIAFTIRSVFIIDPKKTIRLILSYPASTGRNTAEVLRVLDSLQTGDKHRITTPINWVPGDDVIVHPAVNNDQAKELFPDFRIVKPYLRFTPLPKEKTTAA; encoded by the exons ATGGCCGACCGACCAGAGCCTCTTCGCCTGGGCAGCACTGCCCCTAACTTCAAGGCCGAGACTACCCAAGGTCCCATTGACTTCCACGAGTTCATTGGCGACAACTGGGTCATTCTCTTCTCTCACCCAGAG GACTACACCCCCGTATGCACAACCGAACTAGGAGCCTTCGCAAAGCTCGAGCCTGAGTTTACTCGCCGCGGCGCCAAGCTCATCGGCCTCTCCGCAAACACCGTCGACTCGCACGATGGCTGGATCAAAGACATCAACGAGATCTCTGGCAGCAATCTCAAGTTCCCCATCATCGGCGACAAGGAGCGCAAGGTTGCGCTGGCATACGACAT GATCGACCACCAAGACGCTACCAATGTTGACAGCAAGGGCATTGCTTTCACCATTCGCTCTGTCTTCATCATTGACCCTAAGAAGACTATTCGTCTCATTCTCAGCTATCCTGCTAGCACTGGCCGTAACACTGCTGAGGTTCTTCGTGTGCTTGACAGCCTGCAGACTGGTGACAAGCACCGCATTACCACCCCAATCAACTG GGTCCCTGGTGATGATGTCATTGTTCACCCCGCTGTCAACAACGACCAGGCCAAGGAGCTCTTCCCTGACTTCCGCATCGTCAAGCCTTACCTGAGGTTCACACCCCTGCCCAAGGAGAAGACCACTGCTGCGTAA
- a CDS encoding RNA-binding protein (RRM domain), which translates to MEYENEQRGYDDEPRGYERDRSRSPRGDRRDDGARARSASPGGRDSRGPPPERRNDDDESRNSGSNLFVTGIHPTLSEDEVTRLFEKYGEVEQCNIMRDPHTKESRGFGFVKMVTSEQADAAKEGLQGEVHQGRTLSIEKARRARPRTPTPGKYYGPPKREFGGRGGRGGPRGYGDRYSDDRRGGYGRRDDYGSRGSRYDDRGYGGGGRRDDYGPRGVDRYASDRSYGGRDGAAGAYDAPPPREAYGGGGGGRS; encoded by the exons ATGGAGTACGAAAACGAACAGCGCGGCTACGACG ACGAGCCTCGCGGCTATGAGCGCGACCGCAGCAGGTCTCCCCGTGGCGACCGTCGCGACGACGGTGCGCGTGCCCGCAGTGCCTCGCCTGGAGGTCGCGATAGCCG GGGCCCACCGCCAGAGCGCAGGAACGACGACGATGAGAGCCGCAACTCGGGCTCCAACCTCTTCGTGACGGGAATCCATCCCACGCTCAGCGAGGACGAGGTCACGCGTCTCTTTGAAAAGTACGGCGAGGTCGAGCAATGCAACATCATGCGCGACCCTCACACCAAGGAGTCTCGCGGCTTCGGATTCGTCAAGATGGTCACGTCGGAGCAGGCTGATGCTGCCAAGGAAGGTCTACAGGGCGAGGTTCATCAGGGTCGCACACTGAGCATCGAGAAGGCGCGCCGCGCGCGTCCTCGCACACCCACTCCGGGCAAGTACTACGGTCCTCCCAAGCGTG AGTTCGGTGGACGTGGTGGACGAGGCGGCCCTCGCGGCTACGGTGATCGCTACTCAGATGACCGCCGCGGCGGATACGGCCGACGTGACGACTACGGCTCTCGTGGCTCACGGTACGATGATCGTGGCTATGGCGGCGGCGGCCGTCGTGACGACTATGGTCCCCGTGGTGTTGACCGCTATGCCTCTGACCGCAGCTACGGCGGCAGGGACGGTG CTGCTGGTGCCTACGATGCTCCTCCCCCGCGTGAGGCGTacggcggcggtggtggagGACGCTC TTAG
- a CDS encoding leucine rich repeat protein has translation MDDLLPSYESVIQRDPWILVAPYLTSKDLCSAALVCRKWHDIFTRHLWGSPASHFGVQNDTVYVALTRFKRALPHVRTFVRELTHTLHFPPAHAELYDGPHAEWLRDCLEYLPRLQCLIVDGLPFFDHASLISLRYPSLRWKSTRPNIFPVFSLRLLDASGCTNATSTGLTEALPHFPDLVSLDLSKTPATKDKNFLRTLTYLRNLRVLNLRGLGLRDEEFSIIVSGIGNRVRSLDISDNDLTDASARLLLQYCVKETVIAAHNFHGPLPPVELEQTGDEGDCFETENIVSHLRKKLTEGFVGSLSIEETRDGISHLYLSNNNITIEGISGLLRSGRLQVLDAGILSATIKSPARATMEAADDEVALPGVAKLIPILSKYASHRLKYFRINYQIVTDDAPPVMTSALSRGELCGDLGTYKPSDAHELEAVEPSTPELDSQFTTIYEVSGDSSYAAELPGSIPTPKTSDLATSGLGTMSRHGISTGASLAINAPDQLRSINRGPAYAPEPIHVTLPLTPGSDVDRNDKNHRIGPATAASNPMACLSPLSATSDSNTLDVRTEDSRARSRAHSFYYVEDRIARLDFRLSQENCLHPGMLRKLHTIVLTEVPVTTTDRSLIDRIIQFIKDASEEEMIARQRARHTYVLPPGRNRAIAEEEYARNLFALQRIVLEMAPPQAAPKKISSSWRAYPTKSSTQDADSEAFWEAATHDFSFFDDEECGQPGYETSRSLPLAAMSGLELAPSQTMSRTAPKEDTPDTRPLLDVVGEIGKFRRERKAMYSDLVQRGEVDPDVEGYWAGNITIMRKPVNAEAGELDCYGNRYESGWYYR, from the exons ATGGATGATTTACTCCCCTCGTACGAAAGCGTTATCCAACGCGACCCTTGGATACTCGTCGCACCTTACCTAACCTCTAAAGATCTCTGCTCTGCAGCGCTGGTGTGTCGAAAATGGCACGATATTTTCACACGGCATCTTTGGGGAAGTCCTGCCTCGCACTTTGGGGTGCAGAATGATACCGTCTACG TGGCACTCACAAGGTTCAAGCGTGCTTTGCCGCATGTGCGTACCTTTGTACGAGAACTTACACATACTTTACATTTCCCCCCAGCGCATGCGGAGCTGTACGATGGGCCACATGCGGAATGGCTGCGTGACTGCCTCGAATACCTACCACGTCTACAGTGCTTGATTGTCGATGGCCTTCCATTCTTCGACCATGCGTCTCTTATAAGCCTGCGATACCCAAGCTTACGATGGAAGTCTACCCGGCCGAACATCTTCCCAGTGTTCAGCTTGCGCTTGCTCGATGCCTCGGGCTGTACAAACGCTACCTCAACAGGCCTTACGGAAGCATTGCCACATTTCCCAGATCTTGTCTCTCTGGATTTGTCAAAGACACCAGCTACAAAAGACAAGAATTTTCTTCGGACGCTCACATACCTCCGCAATTTGCGCGTTCTCAACCTCAGAGGGTTGGGGTTGAGGGATGAAGAGTTTTCGATTATTGTATCTGGGATTGGAAACCGCGTCAGAAGCCTTGACATCAGTGACAACGATTTGACTGATGCTAGCGCACGGCTCCTACTCCAGTATTGTGTCAAAGAGACGGTCATTGCAGCACACAACTTTCATGGCCCTTTGCCACCGGTTGAACTCGAACAAACAGGCGATGAAGGGGATTGTTTTGAGACAGAAAACATCGTAAGCCATCTTCGCAAGAAACTCACTGAAGGCTTCGTAGGCAGTCTTTCAATCGAAGAAACGAGAGATGGTATATCACATCTCTACCTCTCGAACAACAACATTACCATAGAAGGCATATCGGGACTCTTGCGATCAGGCCGCTTGCAGGTGCTCGATGCGGGTATATTGTCTGCCACTATCAAAAGTCCTGCCCGCGCTACTATGGAAGCTGCAGATGATGAGGTAGCGCTGCCCGGTGTAGCAAAGCTGATTCCCATTCTTTCAAAGTATGCGTCGCACAGATTGAAGTACTTCAGAATCAATTACCAAATCGTCACGGATGATGCGCCCCCCGTCATGACGAGTGCATTATCACGAGGAGAACTTTGCGGGGATTTGGGTACCTACAAACCTTCTGATGCACACGAGCTAGAAGCAGTTGAGCCATCAACACCTGAGCTTGACTCTCAGTTCACAACTATCTATGAAGTCTCCGGAGACTCATCCTATGCTGCTGAGCTCCCTGGATCAATTCCAACTCCCAAAACATCCGATCTCGCTACATCGGGATTGGGAACCATGTCCAGGCATGGAATAAGCACCGGAGCGAGTCTTGCAATCAACGCTCCTGATCAACTACGCAGCATCAACCGAGGTCCTGCGTACGCTCCAGAGCCAATCCATGTGACATTACCTCTCACTCCAGGAAGTGACGTGGATAGAAACGATAAAAATCATCGAATAGGGCCAGCCACTGCTGCATCTAATCCAATGGCATGCCTTTCGCCTCTATCTGCTACATCTGACAGCAACACGCTAGATGTACGAACAGAAGATTCTAGGGCAAGGTCACGGGCGCATTCCTTCTACTACGTCGAGGACCGAATAGCTAGGTTGGATTTCCGACTGTCTCAAGAGAATTGCTTGCATCCTGGAATGCTGCGGAAACTTCACACTATTGTCTTGACCGAAGTGCCTGTAACCACTACGGACAGATCTCTGATCGACCGAATCATTCAGTTTATCAAGGATGCGTCTGAAGAAGAGATGATTGCGCGGCAACGAGCTAGACATACTTATGTACTACCACCCGGGCGCAATCGTGCAATCGCCGAAGAAGAGTATGCACGAAACCTCTTTGCACTCCAACGTATCGTACTGGAGATGGCGCCCCCACAAGCAGCACCGAAGAAGATATCTAGCAGTTGGCGAGCATATCCCACAAAGTCGAGTACTCAAGACGCAGATTCAGAAGCATTTTGGGAAGCAGCGACGCACGACTTTTCTTTCTTCGACGACGAGGAATGTGGGCAGCCGGGCTACGAGACCAGTCGCTCCCTGCCCTTGGCAGCTATGAGCGGCCTTGAGCTTGCTCCCAGCCAAACCATGTCAAGAACAGCGCCAAAGGAAGACACACCCGACACGAGACCTTTGCTAGATGTAGTGGGGGAGATTGGCAAGTTCAGAAGAGAAAGGAAGGCTATGTACAGTGACTTGGTACAAAGAGGAGAAGTCGATCCCGATGTTGAGGGTTACTGGGCCGGGAATATCACGATTATGCGGAAGCCGGTGAATGCAGAGGCAGGCGAACTTGATTGCTATGGCAATCGGTATGAGTCTGGGTGGTACTATCGGTGA
- a CDS encoding DUF3431 domain containing protein, which yields MSRRNAIPLLALLGSIFVIAFYFSDIHNSEAWRGLPQHVGLGDHVGSNAPPSSSGSADLSQGKNSDPDYANWNPKPVFKSGSPMPAGHNYTSTLVIAKTKKENVDWIRELMPEQETAIYVADDPTAPLHPPKNKGHEVMIYLSWIIDNYDNLPDVAIFMHAHQLAWHNDDMLEKDAHLLVTRLSRPRVWREGYVNMRCKWEPGCPAWMHPGATNVDGQKPEEVLLAKSWSELFPLDEVPTVLAQPCCAQFALSRERIQARPYAQYVWYRDWMFNTQLPDYLSGRIWEYVWQFVFTGQNINCPKEHICLCDQYGACFGGEEEYANFLALQTEFNDQRERLKEWDEKSFAIEDARRNGDEEALKTLEIPQPGESEEYMKEINRLQPILDKLKHEAEIRGQDPRNRALEAGREWKEGDGF from the coding sequence ATGAGCCGAAGAAACGCGATTCCGCTCCTCGCGCTCCTCGGATCCATATTCGTAATCGCCTTCTACTTCTCGGACATACACAATAGCGAAGCCTGGAGAGGCTTACCACAGCATGTCGGACTAGGAGATCACGTCGGAAGCAATGCGCCACCTTCGAGCTCTGGTAGCGCCGACTTGTCACAAGGCAAAAACAGCGATCCGGACTATGCGAATTGGAATCCCAAGCCCGTGTTCAAGTCAGGCTCGCCAATGCCAGCTGGCCATAATTACACGTCGACTCTGGTTATTGCGAAGACGAAAAAGGAGAATGTGGATTGGATACGAGAATTGATGCCGGAGCAGGAAACGGCTATTTATGTCGCCGACGACCCGACCGCCCCGTTACACCCTCCGAAGAATAAGGGCCACGAAGTCATGATTTACTTGTCATGGATCATTGACAACTACGATAACCTCCCCGACGTCGCCATTTTCATGCACGCGCATCAGTTGGCATGGCACAACGACGACATGCTCGAGAAGGACGCACATCTCCTCGTAACTCGACTTAGTCGACCGCGCGTCTGGAGAGAAGGCTATGTAAATATGAGGTGCAAGTGGGAACCTGGTTGCCCGGCCTGGATGCATCCTGGCGCTACAAACGTCGACGGCCAAAAGCCAGAAGAGGTACTCCTCGCAAAGTCCTGGAGTGAGCTCTTCCCTCTCGACGAGGTACCCACCGTCCTTGCGCAACCATGCTGCGCCCAGTTTGCCCTTTCGAGAGAACGCATACAAGCAAGGCCATATGCACAATACGTCTGGTACCGCGATTGGATGTTCAACACGCAACTGCCCGACTATCTCAGCGGTCGCATCTGGGAATATGTTTGGCAATTTGTTTTCACGGGCCAAAATATAAACTGTCCCAAGGAACACATTTGTCTCTGTGATCAGTATGGGGCATGTTTTGGTGGCGAAGAGGAATATGCAAACTTCTTGGCTCTTCAGACCGAATTCAACGACCAGAGAGAAAGGCTCAAGGAATGGGATGAGAAAAGCTTTGCCATAGAAGATGCCCGGAGGAACGGTGACGAGGAGGCGTTGAAGACGCTCGAAATACCTCAACCAGGCGAGTCGGAGGAGTACATGAAGGAAATCAATCGATTGCAGCCTATATTAGATAAGTTGAAGCATGAGGCGGAGATTCGGGGACAGGATCCGCGGAATCGAGCTTTGGAAGCGGGGAGGGAATGGAAAGAGGGTGATGGTTTTTAG
- a CDS encoding PHD zinc finger-containing protein, with the protein MAPVPDTPRQRVRSTRPPRRHISDSAPPSKRRKYIPGGPGGGGRYVDDEGLETPVGGTGPGGYAYTGPRGRVGRLNAERQGLSISAASPSYSRPRRERPPAGPRSSSAAAVAAAVAQNDGYKPREERSWDEFHPDLDIDAEFPVYTADLIDGVSPADSDSGTPLNGSSTGQYAVDSGLSAVLDGLRAQQVETAEQEDANLAVNGSGAFVTPKRRPGRPPRNKDSMLAGLGSPPRPRINPLPTMNPREKLNLPKPSVRQVDPFKEHEESEGVKVNYVDKTMANIGYQESEIFTRPSENSLIRLPEGSIEEDLDLTLQTEAEGPAGAVAVGRVEYDMDEQDDRWLEALNMQRKEEGVEGIKPAIFEVTITQIEKEWHALEKRIPKPNPKPPQTHRPRSSSAAAVNGEPAGQGEEQDTKCAICDDGDCENTNAIVFCDGCDLAVHQECYGVPFIPEGQWLCRRCQLVGRGTPVSELPGCIFCPNIDGAFKQTTAMKWAHLLCAMWIPEVSLGNATFQEPVQDVEKVPKTRWKLSCYICKQKMGACIQCGHKSCFEAFHVTCARRARLCLRMKSSQSANPLDSTVLKAYCDRHTPSDWKREYDVESAIADAKAFYRHTMRHIRWPDSQAYALSIGSSHAMPSIEGPDDESPGSKRKRGGSAKTWRLPSGAPVVPQAVYHNVENTLIKFNVRKRKEFVQEACKYWTLKRESRRGAALLKRLQLQMEAFSSMEITRRNFAGMGAAGRPRLQRRIEFAERLEDDMEQIRVLCEMVKQREAEKLKDVLILQQIVDCIYFPIPQLLQPILARAQALDSRGYFTEGFNKLQVKLDDKYYTSVQTFNDDVAAVLSAELGFAAVTNIGDAEEQLNKVSHSSLTAEQKEMKKVVKRITRVLQPHFEEAIRKESELAGRPYEKLPDLETLLNQKLQRRPSVHLQDGTVRQTTEIDQTNSIQVQGVAVDKEETNVVVQKPDEIQLAPTPDENAGYAHAHDEAADEAAIAIQLGQDALHVSNSQSQGDVMPETSAQVNGRPEPLTPPRSEKNLLNPLGNGGVPWYLETFDIHGTTVYEERYTGREVLRDMSEELSELDDDELDGLADSDPVRPIDTPDSNVAAIKKAVARKRQKRSRGW; encoded by the exons ATGGCGCCTGTTCCCGACACTCCACGACAACGCGTGAGAAGCACCCGACCGCCGCGGCGACACATATCTGACTCGGCACCTCCCAGCAAGCGGCGCAAGTACATACCGGGAGGACCAGGAGGCGGGGGAAGATACGTGGATGACGAAGGGCTGGAAACGCCAGTAGGAGGCACTGGCCCCGGGGGCTACGCGTATACAGGTCCTCGCGGCCGTGTAGGACGTCTCAACGCCGAGAGACAAGGCTTGTCCATATCTGCCGCCTCACCTTCATATTCACGCCCTAGACGCGAGAGGCCGCCAGCTGGACCGCGTTCCAGTTCGGCCGCTGCAGTCGCCGCAGCCGTGGCTCAAAACGATGGCTACAAGCCGCGCGAGGAGAGGTCCTGGGACGAATTCCATCCAGATCTTGACATTGATGCCGAGTTCCCCGTCTACACGGCAGACCTGATCGATGGCGTGAGCCCTGCCGATAGCGACTCAGGCACTCCGCTGAATGGCTCATCTACCGGCCAATATGCGGTTGACAGTGGCCTCTCTGCCGTGCTCGATGGCCTGCGGGCACAGCAGGTAGAGACGGCTGAACAAGAGGATGCGAACTTAGCAGTCAACGGCTCAGGCGCATTTGTCACGCCGAAAAGACGTCCAGGCCGACCACCACGCAACAAGGATTCAATGCTCGCTGGGCTTGGATCGCCTCCGCGACCGCGAATCAACCCTCTTCCGACGATGAATCCGAGGGAGAAGCTGAACCTGCCTAAACCCTCAGTGCGCCAGGTCGATCCCTTCAAAGAGCACGAGGAGAGCGAGGGCGTCAAGGTCAACTATGTGGACAAGACAATGGCAAACATCGGCTACCAGGAGAGCGAGATCTTTACACGGCCATCTGAGAACAGTTTGATCCGGCTGCCTGAGGGCTCCATAGAAGAGGATTTAGATTTGACCCTGCAAACCGAGGCAGAGGGCCCTGCCGGTGCTGTTGCTGTAGGCCGTGTCGAGTACGACATGGACGAGCAGGACGATCGATGGCTAGAGGCACTTAACATGCAGCGGAAAGAGGAGGGCGTAGAAGGCATCAAGCCTGCGATTTTCGAAGTCACCATCACTCAGATTGAGAAGGAGTGGCATGCGCTTGAGAAGC GCATACCCAAGCCAAACCCGAAGCCACCTCAAACGCATCGACCACGTTCCAGCAGTGCAGCCGCCGTCAATGGTGAGCCTGCTGGGCAAGGCGAGGAACAAGACACCAAGTGTGCCATTTGTGACGATGGCGACTGTGAGAACACCAATGCGATAGTATTTTGTGACGGCTGCGATTTGGCGGTACATCAAGAGTGTTACGGCGTACCATTCATACCAGAAGGACAGTGGCTCTGTAGGCGGTGTCAGTTAGTGGGGCGCGGTACTCCCGTTAGTGAACTTCCG GGCTGCATATTCTGTCCCAACATTGACGGTGCGTTCAAACAAACCACGGCAATGAAGTGGGCACATCTGCTATGTGCAATGTGGATCCCAGAAGTCTCTCTCGGCAATGCAACCTTTCAGGAGCCAGTCCAGGATGTTGAAAAGGTTCCGAAAACTCGGTGGAAATTG TCGTGTTATATCTGCAAACAGAAGATGGGCGCATGCATCCAATGCGGGCACAAGTCTTGTTTCGAGGCCTTCCATGTTACCTGTGCTCGCAGGGCTAGACTGTGCTTACGTATGAAGTCGTCACAGTCCGCAAATCCGCTTGACTCGACTGTATTGAAGGCGTACTGCGACCGACATACCCCATCAGACTGGAAGCGAGAATATGACGTGGAGAGCGCAATAGCAGACGCCAAGGCCTTCTACCGACACACTATGCGGCACATTCGATGGCCAGATAGCCAGGCATATGCTCTCTCTATCGGATCGTCGCATGCCATGCCTTCCATTGAAGGGCCAGACGACGAGAGTCCAGGCAGCAAACGCAAGCGTGGCGGGTCCGCAAAGACCTGGAGACTGCCATCCGGAGCTCCTGTAGTCCCCCAGGCCGTATACCATAATGTCGAAAACACGCTCATCAAGTTCAACGTCCGCAAGCGGAAAGAGTTCGTGCAAGAAGCTTGCAAGTATTGGACCTTGAAGCGTGAGTCGCGACGTGGTGCTGCCCTTCTGAAGCGCCTCCAACTGCAGATGGAGGCCTTTTCATCCATGGAAATCACCCGCCGTAACTTTGCAGGAATGGGCGCCGCTGGCAGGCCTCGACTTCAACGTCGCATCGAGTTTGCCGAACGCCTTGAGGACGACATGGAGCAGATCCGTGTACTTTGCGAGATGGTCAAGCAGAGAGAagccgagaagctcaaggatGTCCTAATACTGCAGCAGATTGTTGACTGCATCTACTTTCCTATCCCGCAGCTGTTACAGCCCATTCTCGCTCGAGCCCAAGC GCTTGATAGCAGAGGTTACTTTACCGAAGGGTTCAACAAGCTTCAGGTCAAACTTGACGACAAGTACTACACCTCTGTGCAGACATTCAACGACGATGTTGCAGCAGTTCTGAGTGCTGAACTTGGTTTCGCGGCTGTCACTAATATCGGCGACGCAGAAGAACAGCTGAACAAGGTATCCCACAGCAGCTTGACAGCCGAGCAGAAGGAGATGAAGAAGGTGGTCAAACGCATCACCAGAGTCTTGCAGCCTCATTTCGAGGAGGCGATTCGCAAAGAATCCGAACTTGCTGGCCGGCCATACGAGAAGTTGCCCGACCTGGAGACGCTTCTCAACCAGAAGCTGCAACGCAGACCCAGCGTGCACTTACAAGACGGCACTGTTCGACAGACGACGGAAATCGACCAAACGAACTCTATACAGGTACAGGGAGTCGCAGTTGACAAGGAAGAAACAAACGTGGTTGTCCAGAAACCGGATGAGATACAGCTTGCACCCACGCCAGATGAGAATGCTGGATATGCACACGCACACGACGAGGCAGCAGACGAGGCGGCTATCGCTATTCAGCTGGGTCAAGACGCCCTCCATGTGTCCAACAGCCAGTCCCAAGGCGATGTCATGCCAGAAACTTCTGCTCAGGTGAATGGCCGTCCTGAGCCGCTGACTCCCCCTCGATCCGAGAAAAATCTACTGAACCCGCTGGGTAACGGTGGCGTTCCATGGTACCTGGAGACGTTTGACATACACGGAACCACAGTATACGAGGAGCGATACACGGGCCGCGAGGTACTCCGAGACATGAGCGAGGAGCTGAGCGAGCTTGACGATGACGAACTGGATGGTCTGGCCGACTCTGACCCAGTGCGGCCAATTGACACGCCAGATTCAAACGTGGCTGCAATCAAAAAGGCGGTAGCCCGTAAGCGACAGAAGCGGTCGCGCGGATGGTGA
- a CDS encoding putative mfs multidrug protein, which produces MSHNPETNLPGGSELGVFDCSKAGIRARSEMCSTSTERPRSYAPTGEIDNEIEKEEYSRIEEDIGHLDLQEDLREAVIVWHYLTFDTELPHPSTIHPTQPGQEPPPEPPNLVEYTSPFDWSEKRKKFTVWISCVITALAAFSAGAYSPGVYQMTQEWGVSSVAALVGITIFTTGFAFAPMVLAPFSEINGRRPVFLASGVLFVVCQLCSGLTQSYGGMLAARLFLGIGGSTFSTMVGGVVSDIYHAQDRNTPMALFSGGALFGTSLGPLVCGFIAQNTTWRWIFYVQAISCGMMVALICVVFKETRGSVLLSRKARRLNKWYEAREAAGYYGFEVSSDEKRISKLSQRLRWKVRSDEERASLGTMIGVSLYRPFHLLFTEPVVFWFSLWVAFSWAVLYLTLAAIPLVFQSNHGFSLQQANAVFASMSIASILSTVLSIYQERIAKRNGKLVDTPEGRLYFACIESACMPIGLFMFGWTSFPAIPWIVPAIAIGIATVGIFSIYLATFNYLADTYHRYASSALAAQSFCRNMLGKPSATLEYIRKLTSA; this is translated from the coding sequence ATGTCTCACAACCCGGAGACCAACCTCCCTGGCGGTTCTGAGCTCGGGGTATTCGATTGCAGCAAGGCGGGAATAAGAGCACGCTCGGAAATGTGCTCCACTTCCACTGAAAGACCAAGAAGCTACGCCCCCACCGGAGAAATTGACAACGAAATAGAAAAAGAAGAATACAGTAGGATAGAAGAAGATATTGGTCATCTTGACTTACAGGAGGACTTGCGAGAGGCAGTAATTGTTTGGCATTATCTCACATTCGACACCGAGCTTCCACATCCAAGTACCATTCATCCGACGCAACCCGGCCAAGAGCCACCTCCCGAGCCCCCGAATCTCGTCGAATACACCAGCCCCTTTGACTGGTCTGAAAAGAGAAAGAAGTTTACCGTGTGGATATCATGCGTCATTACTGCCCTCGCCGCATTCTCCGCTGGGGCATACAGTCCAGGCGTATATCAGATGACACAAGAATGGGGCGTAAGTAGTGTTGCCGCGTTGGTCGGTATCACCATCTTCACGACAGGTTTTGCCTTTGCGCCCATGGTACTGGCACCCTTCTCCGAAATCAACGGCCGCCGACCTGTCTTCCTCGCTTCAGGTGTTCTTTTCGTTGTCTGCCAGCTCTGCTCTGGTCTTACACAATCATACGGCGGAATGCTCGCCGCACGATTATTCCTAGGTATCGGCGGATCTACCTTCTCGACTATGGTTGGCGGCGTGGTATCTGACATATATCACGCTCAAGACCGGAACACCCCAATGGCTTTATTCTCCGGCGGCGCCTTGTTCGGTACATCCCTTGGACCTTTGGTTTGTGGCTTCATTGCACAGAACACGACATGGAGGTGGATATTTTACGTACAAGCGATCTCATGTGGAATGATGGTTGCACTGATCTGTGTTGTGTTCAAAGAGACGCGTGGCTCTGTTCTTCTATCTCGTAAAGCGAGGCGTCTAAACAAATGGTACGAGGCCCGCGAGGCGGCAGGTTACTACGGTTTCGAAGTTTCCAGCGATGAGAAACGCATTTCCAAATTATCACAACGGCTGCGCTGGAAAGTACGGTCTGATGAAGAGCGTGCTTCTCTTGGTACGATGATTGGCGTTTCTCTATATCGCCCGTTTCATCTCCTGTTCACCGAACCAGTGGTGTTTTGGTTTTCTCTTTGGGTGGCGTTTTCTTGGGCAGTGCTCTACCTTACACTGGCCGCCATTCCGCTGGTTTTTCAGAGCAATCACGGCTTCTCGTTGCAACAAGCTAATGCTGTCTTTGCATCTATGAGCATAGCTAGCATTCTCTCTACTGTACTTTCGATTTATCAAGAGAGGATTGCGAAGCGAAACGGTAAACTGGTGGACACGCCAGAAGGTCGCCTCTATTTCGCTTGTATAGAGAGCGCCTGCATGCCAATTGGTCTCTTCATGTTTGGCTGGACGAGCTTCCCAGCAATACCTTGGATCGTGCCAGCTATTGCCATCGGCATTGCTACCGTTGGTATCTTTTCCATCTACCTAGCGACATTCAATTATCTGGCGGATACGTACCATCGCTACGCAAGCTCTGCGTTGGCAGCGCAGTCCTTTTGCCGAAACATGCTTGGTAAGCCATCTGCCACTCTCGAATATATACGCAAACTGACTTCAGCTTAG